The genomic region AATAGCTATCGGTATCTCTTACTTATTATCGGAAAAAATAATTTCGCTCATAGTAATATTGGCTGGTATTGCTATGGTTTATCTAGGATTATTAGCATTTGTATCCCCAATGATAGCAGCAGGGATCACTATAGTTTTATTAATACTTATATTAATCGTGAAGTTTAAGAAGTAATTTCATAAAATAAAATCTTTATAGATAAACTAATCATAGTAAAGTAGGCAAGGCTAGTATCTATGATAGCACTATAATTCCCCTATGATAAGGTGTTAGTGGAAATTGAAAATATTTAAGCCGAACAGCGAATTATCAAAATATTATTCATTTATTTTTAGGCTACCAGGTATATATGCTGTTCTATTGTTAATAATATCTGTTAATGTTCTTTTCTTTATTCATGTCGGATATAATATACTTGTTTATATTGTGTACTTTATTTTAGTATTTTTAATAGTATCAGTTTACGGTATACTTAGTAATTCTCCATATAAACGTTTAAAGAGATCCTTATTCCTAGCATTAATTACTGAAACATATGCCTTCATAATAGGTTTTTTCGATATAGGATTAGGTATTGTTTCTTCAACTGTAATGATCATTCTCGGCATACTAGGTGTAGATGGAACAAGTATTGGAAAGTATATATTATCAATAATACCTCCGTTACTCGTTCTAATTATTTTTAACATGTACAGTTATATTCCACTATTAATAGTTCCAATATTCCTAGACTATATTATTTATAAAGTAATGTCAATTCACAAAATAGGTAGTTATCCAGCTCCAGATCTTGGGTCTATGTTTATAAGGAATATACTTGAAAAAAAGAGAGATATTGAGAAAGTCTTTAAGGATCTAGGGGTAGAGGAGACAGTTCATCCCAGAATAATTTATAATAATAATGAATTATTCATTCTATACTCGGATATCCATTACGGCCCATTCTCAAATACAGGCAGTAGTATGTTGCCTACACTTCTATATGAGAAATTAAAGCACAGATACGGTTCGGTCGTGGTATTACATGGTATGGGTTCTCATGATAGAAACATATCTACTTTTGATGAAACAATAAAGTTTGTCGAATACATTATTGAAAATACCGATGATGCGAATAGTGAGTATATAAAGTTCTATGATTATGAAAGGATCTCGGATGGAGAATGGGATCTATTAATTCTAGTATTTAATAGATTATCAATAATATTTATTTCAAGAAATGAAGGCATAGATGATCTTCCCTACGATTTACAAATGGAATACGAATTGAAAGCCGTTCACGCTGGTTTAGGAGACCTCATTCTTGTTGATTGCCATAATCACGAGTTAGAATCCAAGCCTAATATAGAAGCTTTAAGAAAACTACTTGATAAAGCAATAAACAAGATAAGCGAGATCAAGAGAAATAATAATGAAAAAACACTCATATATAGAGCTAAGACTATTAAAGCCCGATCACCTGGAGTAATAGGATCGAGAATAACGCTTATACAGTTAGGAGGCGATCCAGAAAAGCTCTTAACATTAATATATATTCCTGGAAACAATATGGAGCCTGGATTAAGAGAAAAAATAAGAAGTGTTCTCAGCGAAAAATATGGGGTTGTAGAAAAAAGGATCGAAGTATTTACAAGTGATGAACATACAGAGACAGGCATTTATTCTTCTACAATATACATTCCAGTCCAATATAATGATAAGCTGTTAACAGCTATATTAAAAGGATATAAAGATCTATTGGAGAAAGAGTTCAAAAAAGATCTCAAATATAAAAAACTGAGTGTAAAAACAAAACTAATGAAAAATACTGCTTGGAAACTATTAGAACTTGTTCACAATTCTTTCAAACTATCCTTTATATTAATATGGTCATATGTCTTGCTAACACCGCTTATTCTCTTTTTGATTAAGCAGTTTTTGTAGTGTAATTTAATTGTTTTCTAGGAAAATTGATAGATGTAAGATGGGGGGGCCAGCCATTATCCGCCGCTCTACCAGGCTGAGCTACGGGCCCTTTCTCTTGTCCAACTATTTCTTGTATAAATA from Staphylothermus marinus F1 harbors:
- a CDS encoding DUF2070 family protein — encoded protein: MKIFKPNSELSKYYSFIFRLPGIYAVLLLIISVNVLFFIHVGYNILVYIVYFILVFLIVSVYGILSNSPYKRLKRSLFLALITETYAFIIGFFDIGLGIVSSTVMIILGILGVDGTSIGKYILSIIPPLLVLIIFNMYSYIPLLIVPIFLDYIIYKVMSIHKIGSYPAPDLGSMFIRNILEKKRDIEKVFKDLGVEETVHPRIIYNNNELFILYSDIHYGPFSNTGSSMLPTLLYEKLKHRYGSVVVLHGMGSHDRNISTFDETIKFVEYIIENTDDANSEYIKFYDYERISDGEWDLLILVFNRLSIIFISRNEGIDDLPYDLQMEYELKAVHAGLGDLILVDCHNHELESKPNIEALRKLLDKAINKISEIKRNNNEKTLIYRAKTIKARSPGVIGSRITLIQLGGDPEKLLTLIYIPGNNMEPGLREKIRSVLSEKYGVVEKRIEVFTSDEHTETGIYSSTIYIPVQYNDKLLTAILKGYKDLLEKEFKKDLKYKKLSVKTKLMKNTAWKLLELVHNSFKLSFILIWSYVLLTPLILFLIKQFL